The Candidatus Rokuibacteriota bacterium genome has a segment encoding these proteins:
- a CDS encoding copper resistance protein CopC: MTRRTRAVVRRAHGGTTLVAVLALLIALVGATGGAAHALIERTDPRAGSALRTPPREVRLWFTEALEPAWSRLEVVGEDGRRVDRGDGRIDRSAPKLFRLSLQPLLPGAYTVRWRVVSVDSHVSEGRFTFRVAP; this comes from the coding sequence GTGACGCGACGCACGCGCGCCGTCGTGAGGCGCGCGCACGGCGGCACGACGCTGGTGGCCGTCCTGGCACTCCTGATCGCCTTGGTCGGGGCGACGGGGGGCGCGGCGCATGCCCTCATCGAGCGCACGGACCCCCGCGCCGGGAGCGCGCTGCGCACCCCGCCACGCGAGGTGCGGCTCTGGTTCACGGAGGCGCTCGAGCCGGCGTGGAGCCGCCTCGAGGTGGTCGGCGAAGACGGGCGCCGGGTGGACCGGGGCGACGGCCGGATCGACCGCTCCGCGCCGAAGCTCTTCCGCCTCTCGCTCCAGCCGCTCCTGCCCGGAGCCTACACCGTGCGCTGGCGTGTCGTCTCCGTGGACAGCCACGTGAGCGAGGGCCGCTTCACCTTCCGCGTCGCGCCCTGA
- a CDS encoding HNH endonuclease, with product MPAQRFTPVASEADLKREKARARELRQSTWWKRRIADGVCHYCGRRVGPRALSADHIVPLVRGGKSVRGNLVPACKDCNSKKQSLLPWEWEACLREFARPADE from the coding sequence ATGCCAGCCCAGCGCTTCACCCCGGTGGCGTCCGAGGCCGACCTCAAGCGCGAGAAGGCGCGCGCGCGGGAGCTGCGCCAGAGCACGTGGTGGAAGCGGCGCATCGCCGACGGCGTCTGTCACTACTGCGGGCGCCGGGTGGGCCCGAGGGCCCTCAGCGCGGACCACATCGTGCCCCTCGTCCGCGGCGGCAAGTCGGTGCGGGGAAACCTGGTGCCCGCCTGCAAGGACTGCAACTCGAAGAAGCAGTCGCTCCTGCCGTGGGAGTGGGAGGCCTGCCTCCGCGAATTCGCCCGCCCGGCGGACGAGTGA